TGGTGGCACAAGGAAAAATAAATATTATGGTGCTAGGCGTTGATCATCGACAAGATGATGTCGGACGTTCTGATACTTTATTTGTTGCTACTGTTGATACTAAAACCAAAAATGTATCGGTCTTATCAATTCCGCGCGATACCAGAGTTAAGATACCGGGGCATAGCTATGATAAAATTAATCATGCTTATGCGTTTGGTGGTAGAAAATTATCACAAGAAGTGGTAGAAGATCTATTAGGAATACCAATCGATTATTATGTCAAAATTGATACGAAAGCTTTTGAAAGAATTATCGATGCTATCGGTGGGATTGATATTAATGTTGATAAAAGAATGTATTATGAAGATCCCTATGATGATAATGGGGGCTTAGTAATTGATATTAGACCGGGCGAACAGCATATGGATGGTTCAAAAGCGATACAGTATGTGCGTTATCGTGATGAAGAAGGCGACATTGGCCGAATTGCCCGACAACAAAAGTTTTTGGCGGCAGTATTGACTAAAATTGCTAGTCCAAGTATTATTACCAAAATTCCAAGTATTATTCAAGAAGTTAATTCAGCAATTGATACTAATTTATCAATTAGTCAAATGATCAGCATTGCTGGAATGGTTAAAGAAGCCAATGAAAAAGGGTTAACTGCGGATATGGTTCCAGGGAAACCGGCTTATATTGATGATATTAGTTATTGGCTACCGGATGTAGTAGCGTTAAGACAACACTTAGCACAAAGTTTAGGTGTTAAAATTAATGAAAAAGCGGCTGTTATTATGAAAGAACAAGCGCGCGAATATGAGTCTTCAATACCGAAAGAGATGAAGGTTATTGACACTCCGCCTGATCCAAAACAAAAAACAAAAGAAGAAATAGAAGCTGATAAAAAGAAAGAGCTAGAGAAAAATAAAAAAACTACAGCGGCTAAAGATTCAAAGGACGTAGCGAAGGAGAAACAAGGACCGATTATGGTAGAGATTATTAATGCCAGTGGTTCTGATGGTGTTGGCAGTGAGGTTGCCGCCACTTTGAGAGGAATGGGCTTTACTGTTACCGGAGTTTCTAATTTAACCGCCGGTTATAAAAATACCGTTGTTATTAGTAACACGTCAGATGAAGCTGTTACCGGAAAATTCTCAGGCTTGCCGTTTAACTATTCTTTACAGATTAATAAAGATGATTCTACTACTCCACAAGCAACAGTGGTTATAGGTAAAGATTATTTAGGTAAATAAGTTATAAATGCTCCAGTTAAAAAACTGGAGCATTTTCAAAAAAATTTCAAAATATATAGAAAATATCTTGAAAAAGTTATATTATTAACTAGTATCAAGCCTCTGAGGACAAAGGGGTGGTTAAAAATGGTTTTTTATCCGATAAACCTTAATATTAAGGATAAAAAATGTGTTGTGATTGGTGGTGGTATTATTGCCACCCGTAAAATAAAATCGTTATTAGTAGCGCAGGCCCAGGTGCTTGTTATTAGCCCACAGGTCACAAGTATCATACAGACATTAATTGATAACCAAAAAATTAATTATATAGCGAGAGATTATCAAGCAGGCGATATTAAAGGTTGCTTTTTAGTTATTTGTGCGACAAATAACAAAGCAGTTAATAAAATGATTGCTGAAGAAGCAGAGAGCCTGGGTTTATTGTTTAATGTAATAGATGATAGTACTGACAGCAATTTTACTGTTCCGGCAGTTATCAGAAGAAATGATTTACTGTTAACTGTTTCCACCAATGGTAAGAGTCCGGCGGTTGCTAAACAAATAAAAGCAGAATTAAGTTTAATATATGGTGAAGAATACGGTTATTTTTTAAACTTGATAGCAAAATATCGTCAAGAACTGAAAACTAAGGTTAAAACCAGCAAGGAACGAGAATGTTTTTGGCGAGATAATCTTAATAAAGACATACTTACCTTATTGAAAGAAGGTAAGTTAGATGAGGCGGAGGCTAAGATAAAAGATGCAATTGGTAGTTTTGGGGCTAAATCATAAAACAGCACCAGTTGGAATTAGAGAGTGTTTCTCTTTTTCCGAAGAACAAGTTCGCATTGCGTTAAGACATATTAACAAAGCTGATGATATTCATGAAGGAGTTATTCTTTCAACCTGTAATCGTACGGAAATATATGCGGTAGTTGATGATCCGGAAGAGGCACTAGCAGTATTGCTAGACTTTTTTTCTGATTTATCTTCTGAGACTGATCAAGCAGAGGAATATTTTTTCTATCATTGTGGCGAAGCCTGTATTAAGCACCTGTTTCGTGTAGCGGCAAGTTTGGATTCACTGGTTATTGGTGAAGGACAAATTTTAAGCCAAGTAAAAAAAGCTTATGCGGTAGCAAAAGACATTGGTGCGACTAGTACAGTGCTTAATACTTTATTTCATCGAGCGATTGCTGTTGGTAAAAGA
The DNA window shown above is from Negativicutes bacterium and carries:
- a CDS encoding LCP family protein; translation: MGQLQDRVVRQRKLRNKRILVGMILLVLFTAVVVGAYCWFDSKLSNTKRTDGMMVAQGKINIMVLGVDHRQDDVGRSDTLFVATVDTKTKNVSVLSIPRDTRVKIPGHSYDKINHAYAFGGRKLSQEVVEDLLGIPIDYYVKIDTKAFERIIDAIGGIDINVDKRMYYEDPYDDNGGLVIDIRPGEQHMDGSKAIQYVRYRDEEGDIGRIARQQKFLAAVLTKIASPSIITKIPSIIQEVNSAIDTNLSISQMISIAGMVKEANEKGLTADMVPGKPAYIDDISYWLPDVVALRQHLAQSLGVKINEKAAVIMKEQAREYESSIPKEMKVIDTPPDPKQKTKEEIEADKKKELEKNKKTTAAKDSKDVAKEKQGPIMVEIINASGSDGVGSEVAATLRGMGFTVTGVSNLTAGYKNTVVISNTSDEAVTGKFSGLPFNYSLQINKDDSTTPQATVVIGKDYLGK
- a CDS encoding bifunctional precorrin-2 dehydrogenase/sirohydrochlorin ferrochelatase, whose product is MVFYPINLNIKDKKCVVIGGGIIATRKIKSLLVAQAQVLVISPQVTSIIQTLIDNQKINYIARDYQAGDIKGCFLVICATNNKAVNKMIAEEAESLGLLFNVIDDSTDSNFTVPAVIRRNDLLLTVSTNGKSPAVAKQIKAELSLIYGEEYGYFLNLIAKYRQELKTKVKTSKERECFWRDNLNKDILTLLKEGKLDEAEAKIKDAIGSFGAKS